The genomic segment tatgaccatttagtgtacccgttccaccatccttactagttcTCTCGCTTGCCTAAAAGCAAATATTtgtttacatatgttacatttaACTGTTTGGCTTTTCttatccttagtcataaattttcaaattttagcggttggcttacgagttctaggcggtttatcttgtgtatgtgattgtgcaggacctgtatctcctatgggattttcgggggcttgtgtttcatcatcatcaatttcattaaaagtgtcggtataatgttgttgcattgcctcatgacctaaaagtgaattatttccaccaacatcaatacctaaattatgtgtttcttccacaaatgtttccttatTAAACCcacctaacaataccactactacctAACTGCTTCTAAATCTcttcgccattattaaatagaattaatttaaatcacactcaaataaatcacaagaaaataaattgcaacaaattaaattgctagaattaaattgcgtaaattaaattgcgaaaaataaagatagaattggaacgaaggtaccaaattgccggactaatttccaacaaagtgaaggcggctagaattgcaaatccaccgaAGCTACTttggattgttgcaaaatcaccaactcacgaacaatattataattgcaaaattaataattgaaactataataaatctttctaatatttaattgagagaaatttaaagtggctaattgttgcaaaataactataattgagcgattgagagaaagagaagagtgaatcagtgtggattaaaatgaaaatggagaggggtttatataggggtggggaatgggttaaagtgttaaaaaaaaagtttggggggttgggggggccAAAATATGGGTTTGGGACCGTTTGTGCAACGgctatttttgcaaatggaccgttgacGGCCCAACAGAGAGCTCTAACggctcatttaaaaaaaaaattaattccaCCCGCCTTCCGATTTTCACCGGTTTAACCAATTAAGTTCCAAAATTAAAACCGGACCAAGATATAATAAACGGTTAACCTGAATCGATTAATCGGTTAACTGGTTCTCAGCTTCGGCTCGTGACGACACACGGGGGtagtaaatttttcaataatgttctttatattaagaaaagttcaaaggacaaagcagaaattaaagttgtttttaaataaatttttaacaatcctaccttacttcctctctcccaaatttctTATTATGTAGTTATAACTAATTTTCTCGTTATctcccaaactttttttttttttttttttatgattttttgtcCGGAACGAATTTTGTTATAccgttcatctctttctcttaacctttgttcttaatagcgtcttctttaaccacacccccGTAACCACGCCAACATTGTCCTTTAGGACATTAAACCTACTTTTTTTAAACCTAGGAATTTACAAAGTTAATCCATCGaggttattaagaagttaagagaataatcatatactaagaataacaaattcatgtGGATCGTgaagtaattacttaaacataataatcacaNNNNNNNNNNNNNNNNNNNNNNNNNNNNNNNNNNNNNNNNNNNNNNNNNNNNNNNNNNNNNNNNNNNNNNNNNNNNNNNNNNNNNNNNNNNNNNNNNNNNTATTAATTATCCGATTCACGTCTGGATGCTGTATTCCGTCCGTAGACATGATCTTATACGAACATCTCCGTATGTCTCGTACGCTACGTACGTAGCACAATGCATTCACTCGTATTTCTCGTACGTTTGCCCCCGACGCGGTCTCGTTCTTAGTACATCCCGTACGCCTCTGCAGACTTCCGATTCCGTCTACGTCTCCGTCCGACGTACTTCGTAGCTACAAGCGGCCACCAAGGTCCCGTCCGCCGTTGCGTCCGTATCGCTAAGTTCGATTACGGTTCCGTCACTCTATTTATGCACTTTTTGTCTCCGATTATGTTTGTTTATAGTTTTTaagcttttacatactcgcacatttttcGTGCCGACCCCCTATTCTTCCTGTgggccgcgtttcgtgccgcgcggtacccgcgTACGAGTTGAAAGATATTCCGACATGATTGCGAGCTCATTCCTTTCCGGAGCAACGCTCGAGTCCGAGCATGTACGTTGTGTTTTTACGGATGGCATTAGAGACTTTGGACGGTGTTGTGGATATGATGTGTCGGGCCTCGTCGACTCTCCATCGGTACCGATTTgtcaatttgtgttatgtactAAAGTTTGTATAATTACGCATTTTGTCAAAATAgaaagctttattatgtatttcatgattatttagtattgagttttgaaaaaaaaatttatgtgtgcgATAGGGTACGTAGGTTCGCTCGGGCTCggtacggggtcgggtgcccatcacgtccgcCGAAATTGGGCGTGACATGCCAAACCCCCCCACAACAACTCAGGCCTACACCTGGTTGGTGGGAAATtgcattaaaaaaagaagaagatcgTTTAAAGATGTGAAACAACTATCCGCTTtctatataattatttatgatcTCAGCTTATGATACAATCGCCATGTATTATTTAGCTTATATTGAATCTTaaaaatttatgtttttatgtGATTGTAACATTAAAAAAAGTCTGAATTTTCACCAAAATGCaaattaaattgaaatagattAAAAGGACTCCAAGGGAAAAGATAATGTGTATAAGGCATGATTATTTACTATTTATGGCTAGGTTATGACTATATAAGTTTGTGCAAAGAAACCTCTTTATGGAGTGGGCTTAACTTCAAATAATAATTGCTAGTACTACTTAATGGCTTGTTAATTATCATATCGGAAGTGTATTGGAGTATCTACTATCATATATCATGTTGACTCTAAAAAATTGCTTATGACTACCTGAAATGATCGATACTGCTGAGGGAGAAATTAGAAGAAGCTCGACTTGGGAAAGAGGGAGAAAAGCTTACTAACACTCAAAGTGGATTCTGGATTTgaactttaatttttgtaatGAACTCAAGTcaatagaaaataataattgaatttaaaatcaaatatttatggCTATTTAGTGAATATTTTAAATCCTTGAGCCACCGCTCAAACTTGGTATTTCCACCTATTCatcaataaatatatatgtatttatgtatctTTTACACACAATGGAAATTGTATATTTAAAAAACAGATACAAGACCCCCtagaaaagaataaagattAACATATCACACTTTGTGTGGATGTGTGTGTTACTATAGAGACTagagagaaagggaaaagaaatctagatagagagagagaattatcgTGTTTGCATTATACTGAATTAGAGGGGTAGAACCGTAGAAGGGTTCCCGGACCACTTTTACCGGAAAATCACAGTACATATgtgataatttttatttttttattttacaaataTATAGTAAATATTGAGCTTTCTTAATGAAAATTCTATATTTTCCATTGGTTCCTATTATTCCTAAATTCAGGCAAAAGATCGAAGATTACCTCTCCACTTGTTCCTATTATTCCTAAATTCAAGTAAAAGATCAAAgtttaattttacctttttttacCTGCATCAACCAGTAGAAGCGGTACAATTTTtagggtttcaatataatgaaTATATCCAAGAAAACGAAGAGAAACAACTTAATCAGAATTAATGTTTTATGTATAGTAGCACTACATATCTTACATCTCACTTCATATATGAAGTCAACTAATCCTCATAGTATTGAAATGTAACTATGACCATATATAAATCTGCAAAAACAAATTAAGGCAATTAACCCTCTTATTACCAAAGCAAGAAACTtaccatttatttatttttcctcttGATATAATCAAGAAGAATTTGCCTGATTGTTATTACTAGCattaatttgaattttcctcctctttttcttcttcttataggAAATTCCTCTTGCTTTAGCTTGAGAATCTCTTACCTCACGAAGATAAATTCTTATAGCACTATTAGCAAATGGATTAGTCTCTTGTAATCCCCCATTTTCTTCATAAGCAGCTCTAAGCCTTCCAATTAGTGCATCTAAACTTCCCCATGCTTGCCTAAGAGGACAAGTACATGGTCCTACTtgctcaacttgtccaaagaaGGCACATCCATTTAAATGTACCTTAGTTTTTCCGAATTGATCTAGGTACCGGAGAAAATCTAACACGTGGTTGTAGTTGCACTGGGATAAAGGAACTGGGGGTTTGTGGTTCTTCAAGTATTGTCTAAAAGTGTTCCAATCACGACGTTTTTGAGACTCATAACGGCTCAATTGAGGCTGTGGTGGTGATAGATGATGATGGTGGTCAGATGGTGCTAGAGTTGAGGTCGTTGCTGATGATGACCCTTCTCCTACTTCCCTCCTTTGCTCATTTGACATCATAGCTTGTAAGCTCTCCTATCTTTTTAGAGAGGGGTTCTTGTCTGGCGATCTTGATTTTTTTCGAACAACGGCGTTTTTTAGCCCAAGTTGTGCCCAAAGGAGTAATTTGCACCACTACCAAGACAACTTtttttctactttcatttcATAAAAATAGAAACTTGGTGGAGAATTTCTGAGGGAgagatttgattttgagacatGGTTTTTAATGAATTGTTTTAGCTAAGAGa from the Lycium ferocissimum isolate CSIRO_LF1 chromosome 11, AGI_CSIRO_Lferr_CH_V1, whole genome shotgun sequence genome contains:
- the LOC132036694 gene encoding protein LIGHT-DEPENDENT SHORT HYPOCOTYLS 7-like, whose protein sequence is MMSNEQRREVGEGSSSATTSTLAPSDHHHHLSPPQPQLSRYESQKRRDWNTFRQYLKNHKPPVPLSQCNYNHVLDFLRYLDQFGKTKVHLNGCAFFGQVEQVGPCTCPLRQAWGSLDALIGRLRAAYEENGGLQETNPFANSAIRIYLREVRDSQAKARGISYKKKKKRRKIQINASNNNQANSS